The following proteins are encoded in a genomic region of Catellatospora sp. TT07R-123:
- a CDS encoding glycosyltransferase: MPFDLDGSRILIVSASVGAGHNGAAKQLAARLRERGSHVVISDLLELLPDRGRWTNHLYSTQLRFAPRSWGALLRLLHDPALRHLTVAAMTAATGTALAALSKGHDLVVSTYPLASQVLGRLRVLGSLNAPVVTYLCDPAVHPLWIAPGVDAHLALHPDTAYRAMSHGARQVSVCRPAVDPAFQPADPAGRREVRRRLGLPDAPIALVVGGSWGVGRLAATARDVAATGAAVPVVACGGNHALRRRLRAEGIGIAVGWTDQMPDLMRAADVLIHNAGGLTCHEAVASATPMITYRALPGHGADNAAALRDSGLSPWPQNRDQLRTVLTSALRRDRRPDVGFCAPPPADLLARYATAARPAEPATAGAGR, encoded by the coding sequence GTGCCTTTCGACCTTGACGGAAGCCGGATCCTGATCGTGTCGGCGAGCGTCGGCGCAGGCCACAACGGCGCCGCCAAGCAGCTCGCCGCCCGGCTACGCGAACGCGGCAGCCATGTCGTGATCAGCGACCTGCTGGAGCTGCTTCCCGACCGTGGACGCTGGACCAACCACCTCTACAGCACGCAGCTGCGGTTCGCGCCACGCAGCTGGGGTGCGCTGCTGCGCCTGCTGCACGACCCGGCCCTGCGCCACCTCACGGTGGCGGCGATGACCGCCGCCACCGGCACGGCACTGGCGGCGCTGTCCAAGGGCCATGACCTGGTCGTGTCCACCTATCCGCTGGCCAGCCAGGTCCTCGGGCGCCTGCGCGTCCTCGGCTCCCTCAACGCGCCGGTGGTCACCTACCTGTGCGACCCTGCGGTGCACCCGCTCTGGATCGCCCCCGGTGTCGACGCCCACCTGGCCCTGCACCCCGACACCGCATACCGAGCAATGAGCCACGGAGCCCGGCAGGTGTCGGTCTGCCGTCCAGCGGTCGACCCCGCGTTCCAGCCGGCCGACCCGGCCGGTCGCCGCGAGGTCCGCCGCCGGCTCGGTCTGCCGGACGCACCGATCGCGCTCGTGGTCGGCGGCTCATGGGGCGTCGGGCGGCTGGCCGCGACGGCCCGGGACGTCGCCGCCACCGGCGCGGCGGTCCCCGTCGTCGCGTGCGGCGGCAACCACGCGCTGCGCCGACGCCTGCGAGCCGAAGGTATCGGTATCGCCGTGGGTTGGACCGATCAGATGCCCGACCTGATGCGTGCCGCCGACGTTCTCATCCACAACGCCGGCGGCCTCACCTGCCATGAGGCCGTGGCCAGCGCCACCCCGATGATCACCTATCGGGCGCTGCCGGGCCACGGCGCCGACAACGCCGCAGCGCTGCGCGACAGTGGCCTGTCTCCCTGGCCGCAGAACCGGGACCAGTTGCGCACCGTGCTCACGTCGGCGCTTCGACGCGACCGCCGCCCCGACGTCGGGTTCTGCGCGCCGCCTCCTGCGGACCTGCTCGCCCGGTACGCCACGGCTGCCCGGCCAGCCGAACCCGCCACCGCCGGGGCCGGCCGGTGA
- a CDS encoding stealth family protein has translation MPARLTADATPLSARELALNTVLSVVREAGVDHFCVRPLDDRTSAVGISSESRRAVLRALRRLALQQPIFVAPVTDDGMQGDPLPATSNHIWRLLAAHRVIRCTEYLTEPTGRLLLGPQHGCDLEVWSPTDHGTLRAPRPNRVADTVPAADQPITLRDHVFTRLLAPSEDHVQRRTRTEFAGLLLDDICFPIDVVYTWVDDTDPVWQARQRAALTEHQRPTVAQATDASRFGNHDELRYSLRSLHLYAPWVRRIWLVTDDQVPRWLAPGQDQVTVVSHKELFGDRGRLPTFNSHAIETQLHRIDGLSDHFLYFNDDVFLGRPLTPGVFFQPNGLSKLFPSRGKVEPGPVDPHDLASTAAGKNNRDLIMRDFGWYLTYKMKHVPHPLRRDVLVEMQRRYAAPLETTAANQFRDPADVSLPSSAYHYYALATGRAAIGRITSGYVNLAAVDIADRLHRLSSRRAMDVFCINDDEGTLVERRHRAQLLARFLNSYFPVAAPWELPDHHRTSPRM, from the coding sequence GTGCCCGCCCGCCTCACCGCTGATGCGACTCCGCTGTCAGCACGGGAACTGGCGCTCAACACTGTGCTGTCGGTGGTTCGAGAAGCGGGCGTGGACCACTTCTGTGTTCGGCCCCTGGACGACCGCACCTCAGCAGTCGGCATCAGCTCCGAGTCGCGAAGGGCGGTCCTGCGCGCCTTGCGCCGCCTGGCCCTGCAGCAGCCGATCTTCGTCGCGCCCGTGACAGACGACGGCATGCAGGGCGACCCGCTGCCCGCCACCTCCAACCACATCTGGCGGCTACTGGCCGCCCACCGCGTCATCCGCTGCACCGAATACCTCACCGAGCCCACCGGCCGTCTGCTGCTCGGCCCACAGCACGGCTGCGACCTCGAAGTCTGGAGCCCGACCGATCACGGGACGTTGCGGGCACCGCGTCCGAACCGGGTCGCCGACACCGTGCCCGCCGCCGACCAGCCGATCACCCTCCGTGACCATGTATTCACGCGCCTGCTTGCGCCATCCGAAGACCACGTCCAACGCCGCACCCGCACCGAGTTCGCCGGGCTGCTGCTCGACGACATCTGTTTTCCGATCGATGTCGTCTACACCTGGGTCGACGACACCGACCCCGTCTGGCAAGCCCGCCAGCGGGCGGCATTGACCGAGCACCAACGCCCCACAGTTGCTCAGGCCACCGACGCGTCCCGCTTCGGCAACCACGACGAACTGCGCTACTCGCTGCGCTCGCTGCACCTGTACGCCCCGTGGGTACGCCGGATCTGGCTGGTTACCGACGACCAGGTGCCCCGGTGGCTCGCCCCGGGGCAGGACCAGGTCACTGTCGTGAGCCACAAGGAGCTGTTCGGCGACCGCGGGCGGCTGCCGACGTTCAACTCCCACGCCATCGAAACGCAACTGCACCGCATCGACGGTCTGTCCGACCACTTCCTGTACTTCAACGACGACGTGTTCCTCGGCCGGCCGCTGACCCCTGGCGTCTTCTTCCAGCCCAACGGGCTCTCCAAGCTGTTCCCGTCCCGAGGCAAAGTCGAGCCGGGACCCGTCGACCCGCACGATCTTGCCTCGACCGCAGCCGGCAAGAACAACCGGGACTTGATCATGCGGGACTTCGGCTGGTACCTGACGTACAAGATGAAGCACGTGCCGCATCCACTGCGCCGTGACGTGCTGGTCGAGATGCAGCGGCGCTACGCGGCCCCGCTGGAGACCACCGCCGCGAACCAGTTCCGCGATCCCGCAGACGTCTCACTGCCGTCCTCGGCCTACCACTACTACGCCCTGGCCACCGGCCGGGCGGCCATCGGACGTATCACCAGCGGCTACGTCAACCTCGCGGCCGTCGACATCGCTGACCGGCTGCATCGGCTGTCGAGCCGCCGCGCGATGGACGTGTTCTGCATCAATGACGACGAAGGCACCCTGGTCGAACGCCGCCACCGCGCGCAGTTGCTGGCGCGGTTCCTCAACAGCTACTTTCCGGTTGCCGCACCGTGGGAACTGCCCGACCACCACCGCACGAGCCCGCGAATGTGA
- a CDS encoding phosphatase PAP2 family protein, whose product MNYELFAFVNGWAGRSSGLDAVARFTASTAIYLLFATAALICVHAARQRRHRQLTLVGATLAIAFVAATAVSGLSHELRPFQTHHVQQLIPHEPGVSMPSDHATAAFTIAAAISVFLYRMWAVPLTIVAVAIGAARVYAGVHYPSDIAVAALIAAAATAAVATTDHLYRRRAGALTQTTAGAAR is encoded by the coding sequence ATGAACTACGAGTTGTTCGCGTTCGTCAACGGATGGGCCGGACGCTCCAGCGGCCTGGACGCCGTCGCGAGGTTCACCGCTTCCACCGCCATCTACCTGCTGTTCGCGACCGCGGCCCTGATATGCGTACACGCCGCCCGGCAACGCAGGCATCGGCAGCTCACACTCGTCGGCGCGACCCTGGCCATCGCGTTCGTCGCGGCCACGGCCGTGTCCGGCCTGAGCCACGAGCTGCGGCCGTTCCAGACCCACCACGTGCAGCAGCTGATCCCGCACGAACCCGGGGTGTCGATGCCCAGCGATCACGCCACCGCCGCGTTCACCATCGCCGCGGCCATCTCGGTCTTCCTGTACCGGATGTGGGCTGTGCCGCTGACGATCGTGGCCGTGGCGATCGGTGCGGCCCGCGTCTACGCCGGGGTGCACTACCCGTCCGACATCGCCGTGGCGGCGCTGATCGCCGCGGCGGCGACCGCGGCCGTGGCGACCACCGACCACCTGTACCGGCGCCGCGCCGGCGCACTCACGCAGACCACCGCAGGAGCAGCCCGGTGA
- a CDS encoding discoidin domain-containing protein produces the protein MVRRHRPVRVLSLLVSALLLGGAALSGATAAAAQSAQPAGVQAAAGFGTGARWIWTSSSSADQWVAFRRTVDLTAAPSSALTSIAVDSKYWLWVNGTLVTFEGGLKRGPNPTDTYYDEKDLAPYLTGGRNTIAILAWNFGKNGFSHNSSGQGGLLVQSDIVVGGATTRVISDSSWRAVNHPGYQHETTGTQPNYRLPESNVYYDARNAAAMANWQAGSFADTSWAAATDRGAAGAAPWNALVKRPIPAFRFSALRAYTNNASLPAQGNGATISATLPSNLQVTPYLKVNAPAGLTIGMRTDHYNDGGEANVRASYVTTGGVQEFEALGWMSGTAVEYTVPAGVTIVALQYRESGYDTDMTGSFASNDAFFNTLWAKAARTMYLNMRDNYFDCPTRERAQWWGDVVNQLKEGFYTFDTRSQDLGRKAINELTAWQKTGGELYSPVPAGSWNSELPTQMLASVWSLWTFYTYTGDATTVGDAYPEVKKYLNLWTLDADGLVNHRAGNWDWEDWGADIDARVLDNAWYYLALDTAVKLAQLTGNTGDVAGLQARRTSIANNFNRVLWNAGVGEYRSPGYGGDTDDRGNALAVVAGLADPTTYPAIVNVLGAHRNASPYLEFYVLEALYLMGDPAAAEARMRSRYASQVSDPGYTLWELWSKGGGGTDNHAWNGGPLYVLSAYAAGVRPTQPGYSAYQVTPQVGGFTSLDVAVPTVKGTIDVELNRPSGTQASLKVVSPAGTTATIGVPKLGMSAVTITANGTTVYTGGAATGSVAGLSYQRSDAGFVYFTAAPGTWTFGETGTGGTVPGAGNIAQGKAVSSSNSLENGDWGRAKLTDGTLNSVAGSRGYTSDYTLNPDVSGAPVWVEVDLGADTDLDALRLFPRTDTTATGGGTPGFPVDFTIQAKAAGAGSYTTVRTVTGQANPNGAAQTYGFTPTRARYLRVQVTRLGAPAHDEAGVYYRLQLAELAVPPARTVVTVSDVLENGDWNRAFVFDGTTTSVGGAKGYTSNEFPGPAVGGVWVELDLGVDRPISALTLFPRTDTAASGGGTAGFPVDFTIATRASGSGTYTTVRTVSGQANPNGAAQQYALTTTTARYVRVFVTRLGTPAVDEPTRYRLQLAELRVG, from the coding sequence ATGGTCCGCCGGCACCGCCCCGTCCGTGTCCTTTCCTTACTCGTCAGCGCGCTCCTGCTCGGCGGGGCGGCACTGTCCGGCGCCACCGCTGCCGCAGCTCAATCGGCTCAGCCGGCCGGCGTACAGGCGGCCGCGGGCTTCGGCACCGGCGCGCGCTGGATCTGGACCTCGTCCAGCAGCGCCGACCAGTGGGTCGCCTTCCGCCGCACCGTCGACCTGACCGCCGCTCCCAGCTCGGCGCTGACCAGCATCGCGGTCGACTCGAAGTACTGGCTGTGGGTCAACGGCACGCTCGTCACCTTCGAGGGCGGCCTCAAGCGCGGCCCCAATCCCACCGACACCTACTACGACGAGAAGGACCTCGCGCCCTACCTGACCGGCGGGCGCAACACCATCGCGATCCTGGCCTGGAACTTCGGCAAGAACGGCTTCTCGCACAACAGCAGCGGCCAGGGCGGACTGCTCGTGCAGTCCGACATCGTGGTGGGCGGCGCGACCACCCGGGTGATCAGCGACAGCTCCTGGCGGGCGGTGAACCACCCCGGCTACCAGCACGAGACCACCGGCACCCAGCCTAACTACCGGCTGCCGGAATCCAACGTCTACTACGACGCCCGCAACGCCGCCGCGATGGCCAACTGGCAGGCCGGCTCCTTCGCCGACACCTCCTGGGCCGCCGCGACCGACCGGGGCGCGGCCGGTGCCGCGCCGTGGAACGCGCTGGTCAAGCGGCCCATCCCGGCGTTCCGGTTCAGCGCGCTGCGCGCCTACACCAACAACGCCTCGCTGCCGGCCCAGGGCAACGGCGCCACCATCAGCGCCACGCTGCCCTCCAACCTCCAGGTCACGCCCTACCTCAAGGTGAACGCCCCGGCCGGTCTGACCATCGGGATGCGCACCGACCACTACAACGACGGCGGCGAGGCCAACGTCCGGGCCAGCTACGTCACCACCGGCGGCGTGCAGGAGTTCGAGGCGCTCGGCTGGATGAGCGGCACCGCCGTCGAGTACACCGTCCCGGCCGGGGTCACCATCGTGGCGCTGCAGTACCGGGAGAGCGGCTACGACACCGACATGACCGGCTCCTTCGCCAGCAACGACGCGTTCTTCAACACGCTGTGGGCCAAGGCCGCGCGCACCATGTACCTGAACATGCGCGACAACTACTTCGACTGCCCGACGCGGGAACGCGCCCAGTGGTGGGGCGACGTGGTCAACCAGCTCAAAGAGGGCTTCTACACCTTCGACACCCGCTCGCAGGATCTGGGCCGCAAGGCCATCAACGAGCTGACCGCCTGGCAGAAGACCGGCGGCGAGCTCTACTCCCCGGTGCCGGCCGGCAGCTGGAACAGCGAGCTGCCCACGCAGATGCTCGCCTCCGTCTGGTCGCTGTGGACGTTCTACACCTACACCGGCGACGCCACGACGGTGGGCGACGCCTACCCGGAGGTCAAGAAGTACCTGAACCTGTGGACGCTGGACGCCGACGGGCTGGTCAACCACCGGGCCGGCAACTGGGACTGGGAGGACTGGGGCGCCGACATCGACGCCCGGGTGCTCGACAACGCCTGGTACTACCTGGCCCTGGACACCGCCGTCAAGCTGGCCCAGCTGACCGGCAACACCGGTGACGTCGCGGGCCTGCAGGCCCGGCGCACCAGCATCGCGAACAACTTCAACCGGGTGCTGTGGAACGCGGGCGTGGGGGAGTACCGCTCGCCCGGGTACGGCGGCGACACCGACGACCGCGGCAACGCCCTGGCCGTGGTGGCCGGGCTGGCCGACCCGACGACGTACCCGGCGATCGTGAACGTGCTCGGCGCCCACCGCAACGCCAGCCCGTACCTGGAGTTCTACGTACTGGAGGCGCTCTACCTGATGGGCGACCCGGCCGCGGCCGAGGCCCGGATGCGCTCACGCTACGCCTCGCAGGTCAGCGACCCCGGCTACACGCTGTGGGAGCTGTGGAGCAAGGGCGGCGGCGGCACCGACAACCACGCCTGGAACGGCGGCCCGCTGTACGTGCTCTCCGCCTACGCGGCCGGCGTCCGGCCCACCCAGCCCGGATACAGCGCCTACCAGGTCACCCCGCAGGTCGGCGGGTTCACCTCGCTCGACGTGGCCGTCCCGACGGTGAAGGGGACCATCGACGTCGAGCTGAACCGCCCGTCGGGCACCCAGGCGAGCCTGAAGGTGGTCTCTCCGGCCGGGACCACGGCCACCATCGGCGTGCCGAAGCTCGGCATGAGCGCGGTGACCATCACCGCCAACGGCACCACCGTCTACACCGGCGGCGCGGCCACCGGCAGCGTGGCCGGGCTGAGCTACCAGCGCAGCGACGCCGGTTTCGTCTACTTCACCGCCGCGCCGGGCACCTGGACCTTCGGCGAGACCGGCACCGGCGGCACCGTCCCCGGCGCGGGCAACATCGCCCAGGGCAAGGCGGTCAGCAGCAGCAACTCGCTGGAGAACGGCGACTGGGGCCGGGCGAAGCTGACCGACGGCACGCTGAACAGCGTCGCCGGCTCACGCGGATACACCAGCGACTACACCCTGAACCCGGACGTCAGCGGCGCACCGGTCTGGGTCGAGGTCGACCTGGGCGCCGACACCGACCTGGACGCGCTGCGGCTGTTCCCGCGCACCGACACCACCGCCACCGGCGGGGGGACCCCCGGTTTCCCGGTCGACTTCACCATCCAGGCCAAGGCCGCCGGCGCCGGCTCCTACACGACGGTCCGTACGGTGACCGGGCAGGCCAACCCGAACGGGGCGGCGCAGACGTACGGCTTCACCCCGACCCGGGCCCGCTACCTGCGGGTGCAGGTCACCCGGCTCGGCGCGCCCGCGCACGACGAAGCCGGCGTCTACTACCGGTTGCAGCTGGCCGAACTCGCCGTACCGCCTGCCCGCACCGTGGTCACCGTCAGCGACGTGCTGGAGAACGGCGACTGGAATCGGGCGTTCGTCTTCGACGGCACCACCACCAGCGTCGGCGGGGCGAAGGGCTACACCAGCAACGAGTTCCCCGGCCCGGCCGTCGGCGGGGTATGGGTCGAGCTGGACCTGGGCGTGGACCGCCCGATCTCGGCACTGACCCTGTTCCCGCGCACCGACACCGCCGCCTCCGGCGGCGGCACCGCGGGCTTCCCGGTCGACTTCACCATCGCGACCAGGGCCTCGGGCAGCGGGACCTACACCACCGTGCGCACCGTCAGCGGGCAGGCCAACCCCAACGGCGCGGCGCAGCAGTACGCGCTGACCACCACCACCGCCCGCTACGTGCGGGTCTTCGTCACCCGGCTGGGCACGCCCGCGGTCGACGAACCGACCCGCTACCGGCTGCAACTGGCCGAACTGCGCGTCGGCTGA
- a CDS encoding ABC transporter permease, whose protein sequence is MGGASIVIGPAFGLVLVVLCAAAAVSARWAGLRVSRAVVGAGVRAAVQLAVVSLLITWVLRTWGATAAFVVLMIVVASVTSARRISRDRSAWWAAAAIMAGLVPVLALIVAAGTVPWQTVAVVPVAGILIGGAMSATSLAGRRIMEDLTVRRGEYEALLALGFTEPDAVRELCRPFVGQALHPALDQTRTVGLVTLPGAFVGVLLGGGGPVQAGATQLLVLVGLLAAETIAVIVVLELVARDVIRRPSVR, encoded by the coding sequence GTGGGTGGCGCTTCGATCGTGATCGGGCCGGCGTTCGGGCTGGTGCTGGTCGTGCTGTGTGCGGCCGCAGCGGTGAGCGCCCGGTGGGCCGGGCTGCGAGTGTCGCGGGCCGTCGTCGGTGCGGGCGTGCGGGCGGCGGTGCAGCTGGCGGTCGTGTCGCTGCTGATCACGTGGGTGCTGCGGACGTGGGGTGCTACTGCGGCGTTCGTCGTGTTGATGATCGTTGTGGCGTCGGTGACCAGCGCCCGGCGGATCAGCCGCGACCGCAGCGCCTGGTGGGCGGCCGCAGCGATCATGGCAGGGCTCGTGCCGGTGCTGGCGCTGATCGTCGCTGCCGGGACGGTGCCGTGGCAGACCGTGGCGGTGGTGCCGGTGGCCGGGATCCTCATCGGCGGAGCGATGTCGGCGACGTCGCTGGCCGGCCGCCGGATCATGGAAGACCTGACGGTCCGCCGCGGGGAATACGAGGCCCTGCTGGCGCTCGGGTTCACCGAACCGGACGCGGTACGGGAACTGTGCCGGCCGTTCGTGGGGCAGGCCCTGCATCCGGCGCTGGACCAGACCCGGACCGTGGGCCTGGTGACGCTGCCCGGCGCGTTCGTCGGGGTGCTGCTGGGCGGCGGCGGCCCGGTCCAGGCCGGCGCCACCCAGCTGCTCGTGCTGGTCGGGCTGCTGGCAGCCGAGACGATCGCGGTGATCGTCGTGCTGGAGCTGGTGGCCCGCGACGTGATCCGCAGGCCGTCGGTGCGTTAG
- a CDS encoding DedA family protein, with product MTPSFLDPQHLIAVFGLAGILAIVFAESGLLIGFFLPGDSLLFTTGLLVAAGTYLHLPLWVVCAAIAAAAIAGDQAGYLFGRRVGPALFRRPDARLFRQQHLQRAQEFFTRHGGRSIVLARFVPIVRTFAPIVAGAAAMPYRTFLVYNIIGGVLWGCGVTTAGYLLGQLPFVAAHIEVILVGIVALSLLPVAVELLRARRRAVADQ from the coding sequence GTGACGCCGAGTTTCCTCGACCCGCAGCACCTCATCGCCGTGTTCGGCCTGGCCGGGATCCTCGCGATCGTGTTCGCCGAGTCCGGGCTGCTGATCGGGTTCTTCCTGCCCGGCGACTCGCTGCTGTTCACCACCGGCCTGCTCGTCGCCGCCGGGACGTACCTGCACCTGCCGCTGTGGGTGGTGTGCGCGGCGATCGCGGCGGCGGCCATCGCCGGGGACCAGGCCGGCTACCTGTTCGGGCGACGGGTCGGTCCGGCGCTGTTCCGGCGCCCGGACGCCCGGCTGTTCCGGCAGCAGCACCTGCAACGCGCCCAGGAGTTCTTCACCCGCCATGGCGGACGTTCCATCGTGCTGGCCCGCTTCGTGCCGATCGTGCGGACGTTCGCCCCGATCGTCGCCGGAGCGGCGGCGATGCCCTACCGCACGTTCCTCGTCTACAACATCATCGGCGGAGTGCTGTGGGGATGCGGCGTCACGACCGCCGGCTACCTCCTCGGCCAGCTGCCGTTCGTCGCAGCGCACATCGAGGTGATCCTGGTGGGCATCGTCGCGTTGTCACTGCTCCCGGTGGCCGTGGAACTGCTGCGCGCCCGCCGCCGGGCCGTGGCCGACCAGTGA
- a CDS encoding polysaccharide deacetylase family protein translates to MKGRVLTAATAAAAAVVGWHALPAVTSVAPVRVLTPRLAGRGHPSSVALTFDDGPHPLATPLLLDLLDRYQIKATFFLLGVEVLRAPEVAAAIAAAGHEVAVHGHTHRCLLARTPAATLDDIRLGRDIVTEATGATPTWYRPPYGVLTTAALTGATRLGLRPVLWTGWGRDWTSHATGESVYRTAVRNLRGGATLLLHDSDATSAPGSWRATLAALPRLIEFAQTRHLTFATLSAHGIDRVRAEPSGGVSVRHRPPSPR, encoded by the coding sequence GTGAAGGGCAGGGTCCTCACCGCCGCGACGGCGGCAGCGGCTGCGGTAGTCGGCTGGCATGCGCTGCCCGCTGTCACCTCCGTCGCCCCGGTGCGGGTGTTGACGCCTCGGCTGGCCGGACGCGGCCACCCGAGCAGCGTCGCGCTCACCTTCGACGACGGCCCCCATCCACTGGCCACTCCCCTGCTGCTGGACCTGCTCGACCGATACCAGATCAAGGCGACGTTCTTCCTTCTCGGCGTCGAGGTCCTACGGGCGCCTGAGGTCGCCGCCGCCATCGCGGCAGCGGGCCACGAGGTCGCCGTACACGGCCACACCCACCGCTGTCTGCTGGCCCGCACGCCCGCCGCCACCCTGGACGACATCCGGCTCGGTCGCGACATCGTCACCGAGGCCACCGGCGCCACCCCGACGTGGTACCGGCCGCCATACGGGGTGCTGACCACCGCCGCGCTGACCGGTGCCACTCGGCTGGGGCTGCGGCCGGTGCTGTGGACCGGCTGGGGTCGCGACTGGACCAGCCACGCCACGGGCGAGTCCGTTTACCGGACAGCCGTCCGCAACCTTCGTGGCGGAGCCACGCTGCTACTGCACGACAGCGACGCCACCTCCGCACCGGGCTCGTGGCGGGCCACTCTGGCCGCACTGCCGCGGCTGATCGAGTTCGCGCAGACACGCCACCTGACGTTCGCCACGCTCTCCGCGCACGGCATCGACCGCGTCCGGGCAGAACCATCCGGCGGCGTCTCGGTGCGGCACCGCCCGCCCTCGCCCCGGTAG
- a CDS encoding mycothiol acetyltransferase: MLTIRTALPDEIPALTTFPDDDERNTSTAAYLSGLLESGCTRPEWCLVAERDGRLTGNVVLWTVPGRTVPMDIVLLEPGDPDTGEALLAYAAEQARELGAQTQGHVLDSPAQAPQFQRDPQLREKLLADAGFTLARDGCRFRWTAGDPMPAQDERLHWRSLADLGETPFVELLADTFTDTQDSIFQAEIAQHGLRGAAERNIADMLEMDHRPGWYEIGYDAADTPVAISMPARTPTAAVIGLVAVARIGRGQGYATSVVARGTQVLVDGGAEEIRGDCDAGNIAMFKAFQRAEYRNFANRKMFTRPL, encoded by the coding sequence GTGCTGACAATCCGTACCGCCCTTCCCGACGAGATACCCGCGCTGACGACCTTTCCGGACGACGACGAACGCAACACGTCGACCGCCGCGTACCTGTCCGGCCTGCTGGAGAGCGGCTGCACCCGACCGGAGTGGTGCCTGGTCGCCGAGCGCGACGGCCGCCTGACCGGCAACGTGGTGCTGTGGACCGTGCCCGGCCGCACGGTGCCGATGGACATCGTGCTGCTGGAACCCGGCGACCCGGACACCGGCGAGGCGCTGCTGGCGTACGCCGCCGAGCAGGCCCGCGAGCTGGGCGCGCAGACCCAGGGACACGTCCTGGACAGCCCGGCCCAGGCTCCCCAGTTCCAGCGGGATCCGCAACTGCGCGAGAAGCTGCTCGCCGACGCCGGGTTCACCCTCGCCCGCGACGGCTGCCGGTTCCGGTGGACCGCAGGCGACCCGATGCCGGCCCAAGACGAGCGGCTGCACTGGCGTTCCCTGGCCGACCTGGGTGAGACGCCGTTCGTGGAGCTGCTCGCCGACACCTTCACCGACACCCAGGACTCGATCTTCCAGGCCGAGATCGCCCAGCACGGCCTGCGCGGCGCGGCCGAACGCAACATCGCCGACATGCTCGAGATGGACCACCGGCCCGGCTGGTACGAGATCGGCTACGACGCGGCGGACACGCCCGTGGCGATCAGCATGCCGGCGCGTACGCCCACCGCCGCGGTCATCGGCCTCGTCGCCGTCGCGAGGATCGGCCGCGGTCAGGGCTACGCCACCAGCGTGGTCGCCCGAGGCACCCAGGTGCTCGTCGACGGCGGGGCCGAGGAGATCCGCGGCGACTGCGACGCCGGCAACATCGCCATGTTCAAAGCGTTCCAGCGCGCGGAATACCGCAACTTCGCCAACCGGAAGATGTTCACCCGCCCGCTGTGA
- a CDS encoding M56 family metallopeptidase: MRLWVYLPILVSALLPYAARYVARRTAPAAAARTITAAVVTTSAATVCCLALLALTLLDDLPPLGAFDHRPELGLPKPVPGMIALSAALLLAFGAVRLIREIRAQRRILRQLRAVGQPRAGLVVADMSEPFAVAVPGRPGHILVTTGMLQVLDAAERRVLFAHENAHLDRRHHRWVTAVTWSAAVNPLQRRVPPLVCHLVERWADEDAAAAVGDRHLVATAVAKASLASRRAATAPALGMSGSGAVERVTAMQHPRRTNRWQPLVILAVPAATLLVAASLAMVDFTRVAAAWLAMIL; the protein is encoded by the coding sequence ATGAGGCTGTGGGTCTACCTGCCGATCCTGGTGTCGGCGCTGCTGCCCTATGCGGCCCGGTACGTCGCCCGACGCACGGCACCGGCAGCTGCGGCCCGGACCATCACCGCCGCAGTGGTGACGACTTCCGCAGCGACCGTCTGCTGCCTGGCTCTGCTGGCACTGACTCTGCTCGACGACCTGCCGCCGCTGGGAGCCTTCGACCACCGCCCCGAGCTCGGACTGCCCAAGCCGGTGCCAGGCATGATCGCCCTGTCGGCGGCACTGCTGCTGGCGTTCGGTGCCGTGCGCCTCATCCGTGAGATACGTGCTCAGCGGCGCATCCTGCGTCAGCTGAGGGCAGTGGGACAACCGCGGGCGGGGCTGGTCGTGGCGGACATGTCTGAACCGTTCGCGGTGGCCGTGCCGGGTCGACCCGGTCACATCCTCGTGACGACGGGGATGCTTCAGGTGCTGGACGCCGCTGAGCGGCGGGTGCTGTTCGCGCACGAGAACGCCCACCTGGACCGGCGCCACCACCGATGGGTGACCGCCGTGACCTGGTCAGCGGCGGTCAACCCGCTCCAGCGCCGAGTGCCGCCACTGGTGTGCCATCTCGTGGAGCGGTGGGCCGACGAGGACGCCGCCGCCGCGGTCGGAGACCGGCACCTCGTCGCGACTGCGGTGGCGAAGGCGTCGCTGGCCAGCCGTCGGGCTGCTACCGCACCGGCGCTGGGAATGTCCGGTTCCGGGGCGGTGGAGCGGGTCACGGCCATGCAGCACCCGCGCCGGACCAACCGCTGGCAGCCGCTGGTCATCCTGGCTGTGCCGGCGGCGACGCTGCTGGTCGCGGCGTCGTTGGCCATGGTCGACTTCACCCGGGTGGCCGCAGCCTGGCTCGCAATGATCTTGTGA